A single region of the Streptomyces sp. NBC_01262 genome encodes:
- a CDS encoding aldehyde dehydrogenase, with the protein MITYDKLYIGGHWTAPVDGELLKICSPHDQSLVGLAAQASPADVDLAVAAARKAFDDGPWPSLPPAERSALVSRFNELHAARSQEIADLVTSENGSASWFTSALQTSLAEQTDAFVRAASGYAWEKRVRTSLGSEAVVRSEPVGVVAAVIPWNAPHQSALVKLIPALLAGCTVILKVSPETSLDGLLLGELFTEAGFPEGVVSILPAGRETSEYLVSHADVDKIAFTGSTAAGRRIAAVAGEQLKRVSLELGGKSASIILEDADVAAVAEGVKYTSFANNGESCVSHTRILAPRSRYEEIVAALATMAEGIKVGDPRDPQTFVGPMVRADQRQRIATYISLGLEEGARLVAGGPGTPEGLETGHYVRPTVFADVDNSMRVAQEEIFGPVLVVIPYQDEDDAVRIANDSPYGLSGGVWTSSEERGLAVARRIRTGTFTVNGAPLSFETPFGGFKASGLGREFGTAGLAQYVEQKTIAL; encoded by the coding sequence GTGATCACTTACGACAAGCTCTACATCGGCGGACACTGGACCGCTCCTGTCGACGGTGAGCTGCTCAAAATCTGCTCACCTCACGACCAGTCCCTCGTCGGGCTGGCGGCCCAAGCCTCTCCGGCAGACGTCGATCTGGCAGTCGCGGCAGCCCGCAAGGCATTCGACGACGGTCCGTGGCCCAGTCTGCCGCCGGCGGAACGCAGCGCCCTCGTATCTCGGTTCAACGAACTTCACGCCGCGCGTTCGCAGGAGATCGCCGACCTGGTCACGTCCGAGAACGGCTCGGCCAGCTGGTTCACCAGCGCTTTGCAGACCTCGCTGGCCGAGCAGACCGACGCCTTCGTGCGGGCGGCATCCGGCTATGCCTGGGAGAAGCGTGTCCGCACGTCCCTGGGTTCCGAGGCGGTGGTGCGGAGTGAGCCCGTCGGCGTCGTGGCGGCGGTCATACCGTGGAACGCGCCGCACCAGTCGGCCCTGGTCAAGCTGATCCCTGCGCTGCTGGCCGGGTGCACCGTCATCCTGAAAGTCTCACCGGAAACATCCCTCGACGGCTTGCTGCTCGGCGAGCTCTTCACCGAGGCCGGCTTCCCGGAGGGCGTGGTGAGCATCCTGCCCGCCGGACGGGAAACGAGCGAGTACCTGGTGTCCCATGCCGATGTGGACAAGATCGCTTTCACCGGATCGACCGCGGCCGGCCGCCGCATCGCCGCTGTCGCCGGGGAGCAGCTCAAGCGCGTCAGCCTCGAACTGGGCGGCAAGTCCGCGTCGATCATCCTGGAGGACGCGGATGTCGCTGCCGTGGCCGAAGGCGTGAAGTACACATCGTTCGCCAACAACGGCGAGTCGTGCGTCTCTCACACGCGCATCCTTGCCCCGCGGAGCCGCTACGAGGAGATCGTCGCGGCGCTCGCGACGATGGCGGAGGGCATCAAGGTCGGTGATCCGCGCGACCCGCAGACTTTCGTCGGGCCGATGGTGCGGGCCGATCAGCGACAGCGCATCGCGACCTACATCAGCCTCGGCCTGGAGGAGGGCGCCCGATTGGTCGCCGGAGGTCCAGGCACCCCCGAGGGTCTGGAGACAGGCCACTACGTGAGGCCGACCGTCTTCGCCGACGTGGACAACTCCATGCGGGTCGCGCAGGAGGAGATCTTCGGACCCGTTCTCGTCGTCATCCCCTACCAGGATGAGGACGACGCCGTACGGATAGCCAACGACTCCCCCTACGGCCTCAGCGGTGGAGTGTGGACCAGCAGCGAGGAACGCGGGCTGGCCGTGGCGCGGCGCATCCGCACCGGAACCTTCACTGTCAACGGAGCGCCGCTGAGCTTTGAGACCCCCTTCGGCGGGTTCAAGGCCAGTGGTCTGGGAAGGGAGTTCGGCACGGCGGGGCTGGCCCAGTACGTGGAGCAGAAGACCATCGCTCTGTGA
- a CDS encoding enhanced serine sensitivity protein SseB — translation MEIPAQRIPDSPVGGWPANELEEVLSAAMGDPGATARVMEVLGRSHVWVPLPGGGSPDSTDLDLATMELDGIVYTPVFSSEQQFLQAANGMSFAVAPLREFARGLPPQIGIAVNPGGAVGIPLPPAAVMELCRTERAPDAPTGARVRLWEPGTDEEPVEFLATAAGEFAVTPVVLSARRALASVEGDPPALFIGVELDRWQEEDRAAAMTALGRALGAMPVPWPVNLVLLDIAQDPVGDWMLERVRPFYSRD, via the coding sequence ATGGAGATTCCGGCGCAACGCATACCGGACAGCCCGGTGGGCGGCTGGCCCGCCAACGAGCTGGAGGAAGTGCTCTCCGCCGCCATGGGCGACCCCGGCGCGACCGCGCGGGTCATGGAGGTGCTCGGCCGCTCCCACGTATGGGTTCCGCTGCCGGGCGGCGGCAGCCCGGACAGCACGGACCTGGACCTGGCGACCATGGAGCTCGACGGCATCGTCTACACCCCCGTCTTCAGCTCGGAGCAGCAGTTCCTGCAGGCCGCCAACGGCATGTCCTTCGCGGTGGCGCCGCTGCGCGAGTTCGCGCGCGGCCTGCCCCCGCAGATCGGTATCGCCGTCAACCCCGGCGGCGCGGTGGGCATCCCGCTGCCCCCGGCCGCCGTCATGGAGCTGTGCCGCACCGAGCGCGCGCCGGACGCGCCCACCGGTGCCCGGGTCCGGCTGTGGGAGCCGGGGACGGACGAGGAGCCCGTGGAGTTCCTGGCCACGGCGGCGGGCGAGTTCGCCGTCACCCCGGTCGTCCTCAGCGCCCGGCGCGCGCTGGCCAGCGTGGAGGGCGATCCGCCCGCGCTGTTCATCGGCGTGGAGCTCGACCGCTGGCAGGAGGAGGACCGCGCCGCCGCGATGACCGCCCTCGGACGCGCGCTGGGCGCGATGCCGGTGCCGTGGCCGGTCAACCTGGTCCTGCTCGACATCGCCCAGGACCCGGTCGGCGACTGGATGCTGGAGCGCGTACGGCCCTTCTACTCCCGGGACTGA
- the gcvT gene encoding glycine cleavage system aminomethyltransferase GcvT, producing the protein MTSTPPRRTALDALHRALGATMTDFAGWDMPLRYGSERDEHTAVRTRAGLFDLSHMGEITVTGPQAALALDHALVGHLSALAVGRARYTIICQEDGGIIDDLIVYRLGETEFMIVANASNAAVVLGAVTARAAGFEADVRDDRDAYALIAVQGPQSPGILKSLTDADLDGLKYYAGLPGTVAGVEALIARTGYTGEDGFELFVDPADAEKLWQAITEAGASAGLAPCGLSCRDTLRLEAGMPLYGHELTAALTPFDAGLGRVVKFEKPGGFVGRAALEAAAGRPVRKLVGLVAEGRRVPRAGYPVVAADGTVIGEVTSGAPSPTLGRPIAMAYVDAEYAAPGTEGVAVDIRGSHEAYAVVALPFYKRTR; encoded by the coding sequence ATGACCAGTACCCCGCCGCGCCGTACCGCGCTCGATGCGCTGCACCGCGCGCTCGGTGCCACCATGACCGACTTCGCCGGCTGGGACATGCCGCTGCGCTACGGCAGCGAGCGCGACGAGCACACCGCGGTTCGCACCCGCGCCGGGCTCTTCGACCTCTCCCACATGGGCGAGATCACCGTCACCGGCCCGCAGGCGGCCCTCGCCCTGGACCACGCGCTGGTCGGCCATCTGTCCGCGCTCGCGGTCGGCCGGGCCCGCTACACGATTATCTGCCAGGAGGACGGCGGGATCATCGACGACCTGATCGTCTACCGGCTCGGCGAGACCGAGTTCATGATCGTCGCCAATGCCTCCAACGCCGCCGTCGTGCTGGGCGCCGTCACCGCCCGCGCCGCCGGCTTCGAGGCCGACGTACGGGACGACCGGGACGCGTACGCGCTGATCGCCGTCCAGGGCCCTCAGTCCCCCGGGATCCTCAAGAGCCTCACGGACGCCGACCTGGACGGCCTGAAGTACTACGCCGGGCTGCCCGGGACCGTCGCGGGCGTCGAGGCGCTGATCGCCCGCACCGGCTACACCGGCGAGGACGGCTTTGAGCTCTTCGTCGACCCGGCCGACGCCGAGAAGCTCTGGCAGGCCATCACCGAGGCCGGCGCCTCCGCCGGACTGGCGCCCTGCGGCCTGTCCTGCCGCGACACGCTGCGCCTGGAGGCCGGCATGCCGCTGTACGGGCACGAGCTGACCGCCGCCCTCACCCCCTTCGACGCCGGACTCGGCCGGGTCGTGAAGTTCGAAAAGCCCGGCGGCTTCGTGGGGCGCGCCGCCCTGGAGGCCGCCGCCGGCCGTCCCGTCCGCAAACTGGTCGGCCTGGTCGCCGAGGGCCGCCGGGTCCCCCGGGCGGGCTATCCGGTGGTGGCGGCCGACGGCACGGTGATCGGCGAGGTCACCTCCGGCGCCCCGTCGCCGACCCTGGGCAGGCCGATCGCCATGGCGTACGTGGACGCCGAGTACGCCGCGCCCGGCACGGAGGGGGTCGCGGTGGATATCCGCGGCAGCCACGAGGCGTACGCCGTCGTGGCCCTGCCCTTCTACAAGCGCACCCGCTGA
- a CDS encoding ABC transporter permease has product MTAPLHDTAAAETALTDIAAGEPAKAIEGRSPGRIAWDRLKRDKVALAGGAVVLLLILAAVFAPVLTALFGHPPDEFHPDQINADLGTPKGAFGGMSWNYLFGVDPTFGRDVFARVLYGARISLVVAFLAAMVSVVIGVLLGIAAGYFGGWIDAAISRTMDLLLAFPQLLFTIALVSVMPDSLLGLSGSGVRMGILIVVIGFFGWPYIGRIVRGQALSLREREFVEAARSLGAGSVHILLRELLPNLVAPILVYTTLIIPTNILNEAALSFLGAGVKPPTPSWGQMLSDAVHIYQADPMYMVIPGLAIFVTVLAFNLFGDGLRDALDPKGS; this is encoded by the coding sequence ATGACCGCACCGCTGCACGACACCGCTGCCGCCGAGACGGCACTGACCGACATCGCCGCCGGTGAGCCCGCCAAGGCCATCGAGGGCAGGTCGCCCGGCCGCATTGCCTGGGACCGGCTCAAGCGCGACAAGGTGGCTCTCGCAGGCGGCGCCGTCGTCCTGCTGCTGATCCTGGCGGCGGTCTTCGCCCCCGTACTGACCGCTCTGTTCGGTCATCCGCCGGACGAGTTCCACCCGGATCAGATCAACGCCGACCTGGGCACCCCCAAGGGGGCCTTCGGCGGCATGTCCTGGAACTACCTGTTCGGTGTCGACCCGACCTTCGGCCGCGACGTCTTCGCCCGGGTGCTGTACGGCGCCCGCATCTCGCTGGTCGTGGCCTTCCTGGCCGCCATGGTCTCGGTGGTCATCGGAGTGCTCCTGGGCATCGCCGCCGGCTACTTCGGCGGCTGGATCGACGCGGCGATCAGCCGGACGATGGACCTGCTGCTGGCCTTCCCCCAGCTGCTGTTCACCATCGCCCTGGTGTCGGTGATGCCCGACAGCCTGCTGGGTCTGTCCGGTTCGGGGGTCCGGATGGGCATCCTGATCGTCGTCATCGGCTTCTTCGGCTGGCCGTACATCGGCCGCATCGTGCGCGGCCAGGCCCTGTCGCTGAGGGAACGGGAGTTCGTCGAGGCGGCCAGGAGCCTGGGCGCGGGCAGCGTCCACATCCTGCTGCGCGAGCTGCTGCCGAACCTCGTCGCTCCGATCCTCGTCTACACGACGCTGATCATCCCGACCAACATCCTCAACGAGGCGGCGCTGAGCTTCCTGGGCGCCGGTGTGAAGCCGCCCACCCCGTCCTGGGGCCAGATGCTCTCCGACGCGGTCCACATCTACCAGGCGGACCCCATGTACATGGTGATCCCCGGCCTGGCGATCTTCGTGACCGTGCTCGCCTTCAATCTCTTCGGCGACGGCCTCCGGGACGCGCTCGACCCGAAGGGCAGCTGA
- the gcvH gene encoding glycine cleavage system protein GcvH: MSNPQQLRYSKEHEWVSAAEAGVSTVGITSHAADALGDVVYVQLPEVGATVTAGDTCGELESTKSVSDLYAPVSGEVTEVNQDVVDDPALVNSAPFEGGWLFKVKISDEPADLLSADEYASFTGN, translated from the coding sequence ATGAGCAACCCCCAGCAGCTGCGCTACAGCAAGGAGCACGAGTGGGTCTCCGCCGCCGAGGCGGGAGTCTCCACCGTGGGCATCACCTCGCACGCCGCCGACGCACTCGGTGACGTCGTGTACGTCCAGCTCCCGGAGGTCGGCGCCACCGTCACCGCGGGCGACACCTGCGGCGAGCTGGAGTCGACCAAGTCGGTCAGCGACCTGTACGCGCCCGTCTCCGGTGAGGTCACCGAGGTCAACCAGGATGTGGTGGACGACCCGGCACTGGTGAACTCCGCCCCCTTCGAGGGCGGCTGGCTCTTCAAGGTGAAGATCTCGGACGAGCCGGCGGATCTGCTGTCCGCCGACGAGTACGCCTCCTTCACCGGCAACTGA
- a CDS encoding DUF885 family protein, whose translation MDDRLHAVCDLMVPLVREMAGLHAYDGQVQDLSPEGVRRGLSALAHARRAGDTAADPHDEAHLSVFENTLKVQYGELELHRRDPYPHLSNLELTTYDRAYAPAGQRAEARRRHLLQWPDAVDAAIASLDRVSAPVAGALLGAVRGLAAGLDGDREPEAVPALAAHGRLVAHIARAAETGDPDPRLGGAALAALMGSQEGVDVDLSALAGEAERECARLTELLTRSCERLDPSRGVGELIPELLADHPDADGVIPEAARLTEEVIAFTREHRLAPWLDGECLVGPAPPSRRWSMAMMTWAAPGEPDSASWYHVTPPEPDWPEREREEWLSVFSRTSLPAITVHEVAPGHFAHGRALRHAPTAVRRVLHSLSFCEGWAHYVEEVCLEEGFRDGDPRFAIGVALEALVRVTRLSCAIGLHTGALSVDDATALFMRDAHLARAAAASEARRGTFDAGYGRYTWGKLEILRLRERARRDWGAGFSLERFHGALLALGSPPLGLIGAALAA comes from the coding sequence ATGGATGATCGGCTGCACGCGGTGTGCGACCTCATGGTTCCCCTGGTCCGGGAGATGGCCGGCCTGCACGCGTACGACGGCCAGGTGCAGGACCTCTCACCCGAGGGCGTACGCCGCGGGCTCTCCGCGCTCGCCCACGCGCGCCGCGCCGGGGACACCGCGGCGGACCCCCATGACGAGGCCCATCTGTCGGTCTTCGAGAACACCCTGAAGGTCCAGTACGGCGAGCTGGAACTGCACCGCCGCGATCCCTATCCGCATCTGTCCAATCTGGAATTGACCACATACGACCGCGCGTACGCACCGGCCGGGCAGCGCGCCGAGGCGCGCCGGCGGCACCTGCTGCAGTGGCCCGACGCCGTCGACGCGGCGATCGCCTCACTCGACCGGGTGAGCGCGCCGGTCGCCGGCGCCCTGCTCGGCGCCGTACGCGGCCTGGCCGCCGGTCTCGACGGCGACCGCGAGCCCGAGGCGGTGCCCGCGCTGGCCGCGCACGGGCGGCTGGTCGCGCACATCGCGCGGGCCGCGGAGACCGGTGACCCGGATCCGCGGCTGGGCGGGGCGGCACTGGCCGCCCTGATGGGCAGCCAGGAGGGGGTGGACGTCGACCTGTCCGCGCTGGCCGGTGAGGCGGAGCGCGAGTGCGCCCGGCTGACCGAGCTGCTGACGCGGTCCTGCGAGCGGCTCGACCCCTCACGCGGCGTCGGTGAGCTGATTCCCGAACTGCTCGCCGACCACCCCGACGCGGACGGGGTCATCCCCGAGGCGGCCCGGCTGACCGAGGAGGTCATCGCCTTCACGCGCGAGCACCGGCTCGCCCCCTGGCTCGACGGCGAGTGCCTGGTCGGCCCGGCCCCGCCGTCGCGGCGCTGGTCCATGGCCATGATGACCTGGGCCGCCCCGGGGGAACCCGACTCCGCGTCCTGGTACCACGTCACCCCGCCGGAGCCGGACTGGCCGGAGCGGGAGCGGGAGGAGTGGCTGTCGGTCTTCAGCCGTACGAGCCTCCCGGCGATCACGGTCCACGAGGTCGCCCCCGGGCACTTCGCGCACGGCCGCGCGCTGCGGCACGCGCCGACGGCGGTGCGGCGGGTGCTGCATTCGCTGTCCTTCTGCGAAGGCTGGGCCCACTACGTCGAGGAGGTCTGCCTGGAGGAGGGCTTCCGGGACGGCGATCCGCGCTTCGCGATCGGGGTCGCCCTGGAGGCACTGGTGCGGGTCACCCGGCTGTCCTGCGCGATCGGGCTGCACACCGGCGCCCTGTCCGTGGACGACGCCACCGCCCTGTTCATGCGCGACGCCCACCTGGCGAGGGCCGCCGCCGCCTCCGAGGCCCGCCGCGGCACCTTCGACGCCGGCTACGGCCGCTACACCTGGGGCAAGCTGGAGATTCTCCGGCTGCGCGAGCGCGCCCGCCGCGACTGGGGCGCCGGCTTCTCCCTGGAGCGCTTCCACGGCGCCCTGCTCGCCCTCGGCAGCCCCCCGCTAGGCCTCATCGGCGCGGCGCTGGCCGCGTAG
- the glyA gene encoding serine hydroxymethyltransferase: MSSVLNSSLHELDPDVAAAVDAELDRQQSTLEMIASENFAPVAVLEAQGSVLTNKYAEGYPGRRYYGGCEHVDVIEQLAIDRIKALFGAEHANVQPHSGAQANAAAMFALLSPGDTILGLSLAHGGHLTHGMKINFSGKLYNVVPYHVDAETGLVDMDEVERLAKENRPKLIVAGWSAYPRQLDFAAFRRIADEVGALLMVDMAHFAGLVAAGLHPSPVPYADVVTTTTHKTLGGPRGGVILCKAELAKKINSAVFPGQQGGPLEHVIAAKAVAFKVAASEEFKDRQIRTLEGARILAERLVQPDLTEAGVSVLSGGTDVHLVLVDLRNSELDGQQAEDRLHEVGITVNRNAIPNDPRPPMVTSGLRIGTPALATRGFQADDFREVADIIAEALKPGFDEDHAKSLGARVSALAAKHPLYPGLSTR, encoded by the coding sequence ATGTCTTCTGTCCTCAACAGCTCCCTGCACGAGCTCGACCCCGATGTCGCCGCCGCGGTCGACGCCGAGCTCGACCGCCAGCAGTCCACCCTTGAGATGATCGCCTCCGAGAACTTCGCCCCGGTCGCCGTCCTCGAAGCCCAGGGCTCGGTCCTCACCAACAAGTACGCCGAGGGCTACCCCGGCCGCCGCTACTACGGCGGCTGCGAGCACGTCGACGTCATCGAGCAGCTCGCCATCGACCGCATCAAGGCGCTCTTCGGCGCCGAGCACGCCAACGTACAGCCGCACTCGGGCGCGCAGGCCAACGCCGCCGCGATGTTCGCGCTGCTCTCCCCCGGCGACACGATCCTCGGCCTGAGCCTGGCCCACGGCGGGCACCTCACCCACGGCATGAAGATCAACTTCTCCGGCAAGCTCTACAACGTCGTCCCGTACCACGTGGACGCCGAGACCGGCCTGGTCGACATGGACGAGGTCGAGCGCCTCGCCAAGGAGAACCGGCCCAAGCTGATCGTCGCCGGCTGGTCCGCCTACCCGCGCCAGCTGGACTTCGCGGCCTTCCGCCGGATCGCCGACGAGGTCGGCGCCCTGCTGATGGTCGACATGGCGCACTTCGCCGGCCTGGTGGCCGCCGGGCTGCACCCCTCCCCCGTCCCGTACGCGGACGTGGTCACCACCACGACCCACAAGACGCTGGGCGGCCCGCGCGGCGGCGTCATCCTCTGCAAGGCCGAGCTCGCCAAGAAGATCAACTCGGCGGTCTTCCCCGGCCAGCAGGGCGGCCCGCTGGAGCACGTCATCGCGGCGAAGGCGGTCGCCTTCAAGGTCGCGGCGTCCGAGGAGTTCAAGGACCGTCAGATCCGCACCCTCGAAGGCGCCAGGATCCTCGCCGAGCGCCTGGTCCAGCCCGACCTCACCGAGGCCGGCGTCTCCGTCCTGTCCGGCGGCACCGACGTCCACCTGGTCCTGGTCGACCTGCGCAACAGCGAGCTCGACGGCCAGCAGGCCGAGGACCGCCTCCACGAGGTCGGCATCACCGTCAACCGCAACGCCATCCCCAACGACCCCCGGCCGCCCATGGTCACCTCCGGCCTGCGCATCGGCACCCCGGCGCTGGCCACCCGGGGCTTCCAGGCCGACGACTTCCGCGAGGTCGCCGACATCATCGCCGAGGCCCTGAAGCCCGGCTTCGACGAGGACCACGCCAAGTCGCTCGGCGCCCGCGTCTCGGCGCTGGCGGCCAAGCACCCGCTGTACCCGGGTCTGTCGACCCGCTGA
- a CDS encoding enhanced serine sensitivity protein SseB C-terminal domain-containing protein, which yields MSAGAGAGGLEHALQQVTPGRYDAYEDLLRALADSQVWMLLWHGAPGTAEAQYGNMEVAGYGYAPCVTSPRELAASGWARAHEVISGRDIASSLFPDRWGLWLNPHAPGGGVGVPWLDLRRVAAGLDRLPAGPLGISEPALQIPQYYALLVQHAHRTPAVRALRRAWVQPALGEPYLAIGLDMYDTGPAAVESVRLMMQQSIAGVPQGLPVSTVAMADEYDPVAMWMRVRATPFYDRDAHAPAPSAAAGGASWAGWAPGPTG from the coding sequence GTGAGCGCGGGCGCGGGAGCGGGTGGCCTGGAGCATGCGCTCCAGCAGGTGACACCCGGGAGATACGACGCCTACGAGGACCTGCTCAGGGCGCTCGCCGACAGCCAGGTCTGGATGCTGCTCTGGCACGGAGCACCCGGCACCGCCGAAGCGCAGTACGGCAACATGGAGGTCGCCGGGTACGGCTACGCGCCCTGCGTCACCTCCCCCCGGGAGCTCGCCGCCAGCGGCTGGGCCCGCGCTCACGAGGTCATCTCCGGCCGTGACATCGCGTCCTCGCTGTTCCCCGACCGCTGGGGCCTGTGGCTCAACCCGCACGCCCCCGGCGGCGGTGTGGGCGTCCCCTGGCTCGACCTGCGGCGGGTCGCGGCGGGCCTGGACCGCCTCCCCGCCGGGCCGCTGGGCATCAGCGAGCCTGCTCTGCAGATCCCGCAGTACTACGCGCTCCTCGTCCAGCACGCCCACCGCACCCCCGCGGTCCGGGCGCTGCGGCGCGCCTGGGTGCAGCCCGCCCTCGGCGAGCCGTATCTCGCCATCGGGCTCGACATGTACGACACCGGGCCCGCGGCCGTGGAGTCGGTGCGCCTGATGATGCAGCAGTCCATCGCCGGCGTCCCGCAGGGCCTGCCCGTCTCCACCGTCGCGATGGCCGACGAGTACGACCCCGTCGCCATGTGGATGCGGGTGCGCGCCACGCCCTTCTACGACCGCGACGCCCACGCCCCGGCGCCCTCCGCCGCGGCGGGCGGCGCCTCCTGGGCCGGCTGGGCCCCCGGCCCGACGGGCTGA
- a CDS encoding L-serine ammonia-lyase encodes MAISVFDLFSIGIGPSSSHTVGPMRAARMFARRLKNEGLLTHVASVRAELFGSLGATGHGHGTPKAVLLGLEGNSPRTVDVETADAQAERIRASGRINLLGVHEIDFAFDTQLILHRRRSLPYHANGMTLFAYDTDGAPLLEKTYYSVGGGFVVDEDAVGEDRIKLDDTVLKYPFRTGDELLRLSHDTGLSISALMLENEKSWRTETEIRTGLLEIWHVMQACVARGMSREGILPGGLKVRRRAANTARQLRAEGEHLAHAMEWTTLYAMAVNEENAAGGRVVTAPTNGAAGIIPAVLHYYVNFVPGADDDGVVRFLLSAGAIGMLFKENASISGAEVGCQGEVGSACSMAAGGLAEVLGGSPEKVENAAEIGMEHNLGLTCDPVGGLVQIPCIERNGMAAVKAVTAARMAMRGDGRHHVSLDKVIKTMKETGADMKVKYKETSRGGLAVNVIEC; translated from the coding sequence GTGGCCATTTCCGTCTTCGACCTCTTCTCGATCGGCATAGGCCCGTCCAGCTCCCACACCGTGGGCCCGATGCGCGCCGCCCGCATGTTCGCCCGCCGCCTCAAGAACGAAGGCCTGCTCACACACGTGGCCTCCGTCCGAGCCGAGCTCTTCGGCTCCCTCGGCGCCACCGGCCACGGCCACGGCACCCCCAAGGCCGTACTCCTCGGCCTGGAGGGCAACTCCCCGCGCACGGTCGACGTGGAGACCGCCGACGCGCAGGCCGAGCGGATCCGCGCGTCCGGCCGCATCAACCTCCTCGGCGTCCACGAGATCGACTTCGCCTTCGACACCCAGCTCATCCTCCACCGCCGCCGCTCCCTCCCGTACCACGCGAACGGCATGACCCTCTTCGCGTACGACACCGACGGCGCGCCCCTGCTGGAGAAGACCTACTACTCCGTCGGCGGCGGCTTCGTCGTCGACGAGGACGCGGTCGGCGAGGACCGCATCAAGCTCGACGACACCGTCCTGAAGTACCCCTTCCGCACCGGCGACGAGCTGCTCCGTCTCTCCCACGACACCGGCCTGTCCATCTCCGCCCTCATGCTGGAGAACGAGAAGTCCTGGCGCACCGAGACCGAGATCCGCACCGGCCTCCTTGAGATCTGGCACGTCATGCAGGCCTGCGTCGCCCGCGGCATGTCCCGCGAGGGCATCCTCCCCGGCGGCCTCAAAGTCCGCCGCCGCGCCGCCAACACCGCCCGCCAGCTCCGCGCCGAGGGCGAACACCTCGCCCACGCCATGGAGTGGACCACCCTCTACGCCATGGCCGTCAACGAGGAGAACGCCGCCGGCGGCCGCGTCGTCACCGCCCCCACCAACGGCGCCGCCGGCATCATCCCCGCCGTCCTCCACTACTACGTCAACTTCGTCCCGGGCGCCGATGACGACGGTGTCGTCCGCTTCCTCCTCTCCGCCGGCGCCATCGGCATGCTCTTCAAGGAGAACGCCTCCATCTCCGGCGCCGAGGTCGGCTGCCAGGGCGAAGTCGGCTCCGCCTGCTCCATGGCCGCCGGCGGGCTCGCCGAAGTCCTCGGCGGCTCCCCCGAAAAGGTCGAGAACGCCGCCGAAATCGGCATGGAACACAACCTCGGCCTCACCTGCGACCCCGTCGGCGGCCTCGTCCAGATCCCCTGCATCGAGCGCAACGGCATGGCCGCCGTCAAGGCCGTCACCGCCGCCCGCATGGCCATGCGCGGGGACGGGCGGCACCACGTGTCCCTCGACAAGGTCATCAAGACCATGAAGGAGACCGGCGCCGACATGAAGGTCAAGTACAAGGAGACCTCGCGCGGCGGCCTCGCGGTCAACGTCATCGAGTGCTGA
- a CDS encoding AAA family ATPase encodes MLVRWSGAYASASGGMTVPGQALRITVPAPSRVRPGRRLTDLRGRAVRTLSYPAGDVLVVSGLPGGGKSTLMRRASGARLIDSQDVRLRWAARMPRRLPYAVYRPLVRIAHYAGMRRALRSGESVVVHDCGTLPWVRNWLARQAARRGRGMHLLLLDVTEDAARDGQRSRGRGVSAYAMARHRRASRRLLAAARAGGLPGACVSTVLLDRAAARALDAITFDV; translated from the coding sequence GTGCTGGTGCGATGGAGCGGTGCGTACGCGTCGGCGTCCGGGGGCATGACCGTCCCCGGACAGGCCCTACGAATCACGGTCCCGGCCCCGTCGAGAGTGCGGCCGGGGCGTCGTCTGACCGACCTGCGCGGCCGCGCGGTGCGCACCCTGAGCTACCCCGCCGGTGATGTGCTCGTCGTCTCCGGTCTGCCCGGCGGCGGCAAGAGCACCCTCATGCGGCGCGCGTCCGGCGCCCGGCTGATCGACTCCCAGGACGTACGCCTGCGCTGGGCCGCCCGTATGCCGCGCCGGCTGCCCTACGCCGTCTACCGCCCGCTGGTCCGGATCGCCCACTACGCGGGCATGCGGCGGGCGCTGCGCTCCGGCGAGAGCGTCGTCGTCCACGACTGCGGCACGCTGCCGTGGGTACGCAACTGGCTCGCCCGGCAGGCCGCCAGGCGCGGCCGGGGCATGCACCTGCTGCTGCTCGACGTGACGGAGGACGCGGCCCGCGACGGGCAGCGCTCGCGCGGGCGCGGGGTGTCCGCGTACGCGATGGCCAGGCACCGCCGGGCGTCCCGGAGGCTGCTGGCGGCGGCGCGGGCCGGGGGACTGCCGGGCGCGTGCGTCTCCACGGTGCTGCTCGACCGCGCCGCGGCCCGGGCGCTCGACGCCATCACGTTCGACGTCTGA